The Haloplanus natans DSM 17983 genome has a segment encoding these proteins:
- a CDS encoding tetratricopeptide repeat protein has product MADCPYCEQSFADESEIRKHLYEAHEYDELGRIDTKRVDQYIDDHDLEESDDDTTGAQQDTDEAVHMSLGSDRNAGERWELHDVQALSTEEIRDKLAEHGIDTTEESFRDRAAEVDSAMALADQWETDHDVDASGYDRDFIWMAAEVLWSRWAPDLPYQEQIYDLVQEGRELREQGNDAEACQRWLTAWETIIAVTPDDITTLEAADDHLPNVLSFEPFLRSVDNDLATLAADDPTYHERRLEFCREVCTRFPDAPAELLLDFRHFIADSLTELGRLDESRNEFETLIRDYPEDPWAYKKLADSYWQDDADEPTVEELERAAKLYQQALDAEGTLEQPSAVSDRIDELERRLANMDTSEAQEE; this is encoded by the coding sequence ATGGCCGACTGCCCGTACTGCGAGCAATCCTTCGCGGACGAATCCGAGATCCGCAAGCATCTCTATGAAGCCCACGAGTACGACGAACTGGGTCGGATCGACACCAAGCGGGTTGACCAGTACATCGACGATCACGACCTCGAAGAAAGCGACGACGATACCACCGGTGCGCAGCAAGACACAGACGAAGCGGTACATATGTCCCTGGGGTCCGACCGCAATGCGGGTGAGCGGTGGGAGTTACATGACGTACAAGCACTATCGACGGAGGAAATTCGGGACAAGCTTGCCGAGCACGGTATCGATACGACTGAGGAGTCGTTCCGTGACCGTGCGGCCGAGGTTGACTCCGCGATGGCACTCGCCGACCAGTGGGAAACCGACCACGACGTCGACGCGTCGGGGTACGATCGGGATTTCATCTGGATGGCAGCTGAAGTCCTCTGGAGCCGGTGGGCACCCGATCTCCCCTATCAGGAGCAGATCTACGACCTGGTACAGGAAGGTCGAGAACTCCGGGAGCAGGGGAACGACGCCGAAGCTTGCCAGCGGTGGCTGACTGCCTGGGAGACCATTATCGCCGTCACGCCCGACGACATCACGACACTCGAGGCCGCTGACGATCACCTCCCGAATGTGCTCTCGTTCGAACCATTCCTGCGGTCGGTCGACAACGACCTTGCCACCCTGGCAGCGGACGATCCGACCTATCACGAGCGACGTCTCGAATTCTGTCGGGAGGTCTGTACCCGGTTTCCGGATGCACCTGCCGAGCTACTCCTTGATTTCCGCCACTTCATCGCTGATTCGCTGACAGAGCTGGGACGACTGGACGAAAGCAGAAACGAGTTCGAGACGCTCATTCGAGACTATCCCGAAGATCCCTGGGCGTACAAGAAACTCGCAGATAGCTACTGGCAGGATGACGCTGACGAGCCAACAGTCGAAGAGTTGGAACGCGCTGCCAAACTGTACCAGCAGGCTCTAGACGCCGAAGGTACCCTCGAACAGCCATCAGCCGTCTCTGACCGGATCGACGAACTCGAACGCCGATTGGCTAACATGGACACGTCCGAGGCACAAGAAGAATAG
- a CDS encoding HhH-GPD family protein, with protein MKHRQTVEHFRADLLNWAEDNLRSFPWRDTTDPYEVLVAEILLQKTAAEKVESIYIELLTTYPSLNDLAEADRDRLGNIIYSLGFQNQRSNALIKIGQELRDSGVPQDFQDLLELPYVGRYAANATLCFAYHEPRPIVDANVVRVYNRIFDKEFDYRGEDTWSFAAAVLPADDARRYNLAILDFAAMVCQPKVPVCDKCFFTDSCHYYQANQSG; from the coding sequence GTGAAGCACAGACAAACGGTCGAACACTTCCGTGCAGACCTGCTTAACTGGGCGGAGGACAACCTGCGGTCATTCCCTTGGCGGGACACGACCGACCCGTACGAGGTCTTGGTCGCAGAGATCCTTCTCCAGAAGACAGCTGCTGAGAAGGTTGAATCCATCTATATCGAACTTCTCACAACCTATCCCTCTCTCAACGACCTCGCGGAAGCGGACCGGGACCGTCTTGGGAACATCATCTATTCGCTCGGATTCCAGAATCAGCGGAGTAACGCCCTGATCAAGATCGGCCAAGAACTTCGGGACTCTGGCGTACCCCAAGATTTCCAAGACCTCTTGGAGCTTCCATACGTCGGTCGGTATGCGGCGAACGCTACCCTGTGCTTCGCTTATCACGAGCCCCGACCGATCGTCGACGCGAACGTGGTCCGCGTGTACAATCGGATCTTCGACAAGGAGTTCGATTACCGTGGTGAAGATACTTGGTCATTCGCTGCCGCCGTCCTTCCAGCGGACGATGCTCGCAGGTACAATCTCGCGATCCTGGATTTCGCCGCCATGGTCTGCCAGCCGAAGGTCCCGGTCTGCGACAAGTGCTTCTTCACCGATTCCTGCCACTACTACCAGGCGAACCAGAGCGGTTAG
- a CDS encoding Cdc6/Cdc18 family protein: MLHNRQDAFKPDSLADDVVPLVAAFGSQTHGDARKAIDLLRWAGELAERHGADTVTESDVREAQEKYTENRKLRHISGISTQKKLSIYAVAATANYAREHPEWIPAGPAFKTYQFIADTMDADQYSRETFVNHVTEQSTYGVLDFERRGKGRGRGVHMYFSLSEDPETIMETIREDSRFEDLAHEEATISAVVRERLKQFRSKN, encoded by the coding sequence ATTCTCCACAACCGGCAGGACGCCTTCAAACCAGACTCACTTGCCGATGACGTCGTTCCGCTTGTTGCTGCGTTCGGATCCCAAACGCACGGGGATGCGCGGAAAGCGATTGACCTCCTCAGATGGGCTGGCGAATTAGCTGAGCGGCATGGAGCTGACACCGTCACCGAGTCTGATGTCCGTGAAGCTCAAGAGAAATACACCGAAAACCGCAAACTCCGCCATATCAGCGGTATTTCGACTCAAAAGAAACTCTCCATCTACGCCGTGGCGGCGACGGCCAACTACGCAAGAGAACATCCTGAGTGGATCCCTGCTGGACCTGCGTTCAAGACGTACCAATTTATTGCTGATACGATGGACGCAGACCAGTACAGTCGCGAGACGTTCGTAAATCACGTCACCGAGCAGAGTACATACGGTGTGTTGGACTTCGAGCGTCGAGGCAAGGGGCGAGGCAGAGGAGTACATATGTATTTCTCTCTCTCCGAGGATCCGGAAACGATCATGGAGACGATCCGTGAGGATTCCCGGTTCGAAGATCTAGCTCACGAAGAGGCGACTATCAGCGCGGTTGTCCGCGAACGGCTGAAGCAGTTCCGGAGTAAGAACTAA
- a CDS encoding helix-turn-helix domain-containing protein, translated as MDDSLGNGENTAPRELIHFVTQQTRFALINNILQHPEQLPSMYELEELNPSVSDATVYKHIQKLIDEGIVKEVALDDDQRRQGYPWKFYGLTEEGREFLNDHNLLAAEESLQQIYDTIGDKPEKMVKYENALRPNHI; from the coding sequence ATGGACGATAGCCTTGGGAACGGTGAGAACACGGCACCACGGGAACTCATCCATTTCGTCACTCAGCAAACGCGGTTCGCGCTGATCAACAACATCCTCCAGCACCCCGAGCAGCTCCCCTCGATGTACGAACTCGAGGAGCTCAACCCCAGCGTGAGTGACGCCACTGTCTACAAGCACATCCAGAAGCTGATCGACGAGGGCATCGTGAAGGAGGTCGCCCTAGACGACGACCAGCGCCGACAGGGCTACCCCTGGAAGTTCTACGGTCTCACCGAAGAGGGTCGGGAGTTCCTCAACGACCACAACCTGCTCGCCGCTGAAGAGTCGCTCCAGCAGATCTACGACACCATCGGCGATAAACCCGAGAAGATGGTCAAATACGAGAATGCGCTTCGTCCCAACCACATCTAA